Proteins found in one Amycolatopsis umgeniensis genomic segment:
- a CDS encoding erythromycin esterase family protein — MSDLAKIAELIGDAKIVAIGENNHHLHEFGDLRNRLLRHLVEHHGFRVVGFESGFAEGKIVEDWLEGAPGDVADIGREGFTFSLGESPEAHEMLTWLRERGDVRYYGLDVPSSAGSPVPSLDAVRAYLSTVDEAAVGLVDAAIEATAGYASVSSAESPAKYAALDTVTRDKATAALTRLKSHLASLCPFYGNTAVAEHHAEGALCLDAYLAEVAAMMSGEAPALQSGSRDAYMAETVRLIRRLHGDDTKIVVMLHNGHLQRVPFSPFPGLTSPSAGTHLAAEFGDDYFALALTAVKGKTTGLKPDPAARLGFTVYEQDLDDPAEGSVEAEGPGLVDLRARRGTGGPRSIRHAHMFNPVDVVNAFDALVCFPESTVSGHLRPAPADRVVEVAPRG; from the coding sequence ATGTCAGACCTTGCGAAGATCGCCGAACTCATCGGGGACGCGAAGATCGTCGCCATCGGCGAGAACAATCACCACCTCCACGAGTTCGGGGACCTGCGCAATCGTTTGCTCCGGCACCTCGTCGAGCACCACGGCTTCCGGGTGGTCGGTTTCGAGTCCGGTTTCGCCGAGGGCAAGATCGTCGAAGACTGGCTGGAGGGCGCTCCCGGAGACGTCGCCGACATCGGTCGCGAGGGTTTCACCTTCTCGCTCGGCGAGTCGCCCGAGGCGCACGAGATGCTGACCTGGCTCCGCGAGCGCGGTGACGTTCGCTACTACGGCCTCGACGTCCCGAGTTCCGCGGGCTCGCCCGTGCCGTCGCTCGACGCCGTACGCGCCTACCTGTCCACTGTGGACGAAGCCGCCGTGGGCCTTGTCGACGCCGCGATCGAGGCGACCGCGGGGTACGCGTCGGTCAGCAGCGCGGAATCGCCCGCCAAGTACGCCGCCCTCGACACCGTGACAAGAGACAAGGCGACCGCGGCGCTCACCCGGCTCAAGTCGCACCTCGCCTCGTTGTGTCCCTTCTACGGGAACACGGCCGTCGCGGAGCACCACGCCGAAGGAGCGCTGTGCCTCGACGCCTACCTCGCCGAGGTGGCGGCGATGATGTCCGGCGAAGCGCCCGCCCTGCAAAGCGGTTCGCGTGACGCGTACATGGCCGAGACCGTCCGGCTGATCCGGCGCCTCCACGGCGACGACACGAAGATCGTCGTGATGCTCCACAACGGACACCTCCAGCGCGTGCCGTTCTCGCCGTTCCCCGGGCTCACTTCGCCTTCGGCCGGAACGCATCTGGCCGCCGAGTTCGGTGACGACTACTTCGCGCTCGCGCTCACCGCGGTCAAGGGGAAGACCACCGGCCTCAAACCCGATCCGGCCGCGAGGCTCGGTTTCACCGTGTACGAACAGGATCTGGACGACCCGGCCGAGGGCAGCGTCGAAGCCGAAGGCCCCGGGCTGGTGGACCTCCGCGCCCGGCGCGGGACCGGAGGACCCCGGAGCATCCGGCACGCGCATATGTTCAATCCCGTCGACGTCGTCAACGCCTTCGACGCGCTGGTCTGCTTTCCGGAGTCGACGGTCAGCGGCCACCTCCGACCGGCGCCAGCCGATCGAGTGGTTGAGGTTGCCCCTCGCGGGTGA
- a CDS encoding S8 family serine peptidase, with translation MIIRLVRVMAALALVVLVAQPASATEVQQNPPNWGLDRIDQRTGLDQLYHYETDAKDVTVYVIDSGVDAAHPDFGGRVKTGKDFLNGGTDTSDTNGHGTYLAGVAASRTYGVAKAAQIVPVRVIDAQGGGATDKIIAGIDWVTQNAKQPAVAVLGIGGAPNDQLDAAVRALAAVVPVALPAGGEATDAGKFSPGRVTEALTVGSTDASDQIGSTSNHGEVVDLFAPGVDVPGPNAGGSGGRLLSGTSSAAAHVAGVAALYRALHPEVAAADVTKALVDLAAVDVLTGVHEGTANRLLQSPGTQLRRG, from the coding sequence ATGATCATTCGACTGGTAAGGGTCATGGCCGCGCTCGCCCTAGTGGTGCTCGTGGCGCAGCCCGCCTCCGCGACGGAAGTCCAGCAGAACCCGCCGAACTGGGGACTGGACCGGATCGACCAGCGAACGGGCCTCGACCAGCTCTATCACTACGAGACCGATGCCAAGGACGTCACGGTCTACGTGATCGACAGCGGTGTCGACGCGGCGCATCCGGACTTCGGCGGCCGGGTGAAGACCGGTAAGGACTTCCTCAACGGCGGCACGGACACCTCCGACACCAACGGTCACGGCACGTACCTGGCCGGTGTCGCCGCGTCGAGGACTTACGGCGTCGCGAAGGCCGCGCAGATCGTCCCGGTCCGGGTGATCGACGCGCAGGGCGGCGGCGCGACGGACAAGATCATCGCCGGTATCGACTGGGTGACGCAGAACGCGAAGCAGCCCGCAGTCGCCGTCCTCGGCATCGGCGGTGCGCCCAACGACCAGCTCGACGCCGCTGTCCGCGCGCTCGCGGCGGTCGTCCCGGTCGCCCTCCCGGCCGGTGGGGAGGCCACGGACGCGGGGAAGTTCTCACCCGGCCGGGTCACCGAAGCGCTCACCGTCGGCTCGACCGACGCCAGTGACCAGATCGGTTCCACATCGAACCACGGCGAGGTTGTCGACCTGTTCGCGCCCGGCGTCGACGTGCCGGGACCCAACGCCGGGGGCAGCGGCGGACGGCTGCTCAGCGGGACCTCTTCGGCCGCCGCGCATGTCGCGGGCGTGGCCGCGCTGTACCGCGCCCTGCACCCCGAGGTCGCCGCGGCGGACGTCACGAAGGCACTCGTGGACCTCGCCGCCGTCGACGTCCTGACCGGTGTCCACGAGGGCACCGCGAACCGGTTGCTGCAGAGTCCGGGGACGCAACTCAGGAGGGGATGA
- a CDS encoding GNAT family N-acetyltransferase, with product MSTATIRPATVEDAWPIAEVNVRSWQSAYQGLLPELYLRDLSVECRAGRWQRVLADPANRDDVLVLVEDGSLLGFTAVDRIRGELRAIYLEPERWGTGLGRLLLDTAVAALRDSGHREATLWVLDSNERARRFYSAAGWMPDGAKKTDTMPGEDVPLSEVRYRIRLVSG from the coding sequence TTGAGCACGGCCACGATCCGCCCCGCGACCGTCGAGGACGCCTGGCCCATCGCCGAGGTGAACGTCCGGTCGTGGCAGTCGGCGTACCAGGGCCTGCTGCCCGAGCTCTACCTGCGCGATCTTTCGGTCGAGTGCCGGGCCGGCCGGTGGCAGCGGGTCCTCGCCGATCCCGCGAACCGGGACGACGTCCTGGTCCTCGTCGAGGACGGCTCGCTCCTCGGTTTCACCGCCGTGGACCGGATCCGCGGGGAACTGCGCGCGATCTACCTCGAGCCGGAGCGCTGGGGAACGGGGCTGGGCAGGCTGCTGCTCGACACCGCCGTCGCCGCGCTGCGGGATTCGGGTCATCGCGAGGCGACGCTCTGGGTGCTCGACTCCAACGAGCGCGCCCGGCGGTTCTACTCGGCCGCGGGATGGATGCCGGACGGGGCGAAGAAAACCGACACCATGCCCGGCGAGGACGTCCCGCTTTCCGAAGTGCGCTACCGGATCCGCCTCGTCAGCGGGTGA
- a CDS encoding TetR/AcrR family transcriptional regulator, protein MATSGTQRPGGRTERTRQAVLHATLDLLAERGFSELTVDAVAERSGVHKTTVYRRWSSPDGLVAAALQMGAEDDWKAPDTGSLEDDLHEVAAEVVRYFTGPALKELPTASVLAAFQSPQAAEALHDFYQDRHVRMAPIAERAVARGEVPPGTDGDELVRAVCGPMFYRLFLSREDVTVADARVTARAVASAAREGAYVRGDSAPHSRGQTRNSRDQGPHS, encoded by the coding sequence TTGGCAACCTCCGGTACCCAGCGGCCCGGCGGCCGGACCGAACGCACGCGCCAGGCCGTCTTGCACGCCACCCTCGACCTGCTGGCCGAACGCGGGTTCAGCGAGCTGACCGTGGACGCTGTCGCCGAGCGGTCCGGAGTGCACAAGACGACCGTGTACCGGCGCTGGTCCTCACCGGACGGTCTCGTCGCCGCCGCGCTGCAGATGGGCGCGGAGGACGACTGGAAGGCGCCTGACACCGGGTCGCTCGAGGACGATCTGCACGAGGTGGCGGCGGAGGTCGTGCGGTACTTCACCGGGCCAGCGCTGAAGGAACTGCCGACGGCTTCGGTACTGGCGGCTTTCCAGTCGCCCCAAGCGGCCGAGGCACTGCACGACTTCTATCAGGACCGGCACGTGCGGATGGCGCCGATCGCGGAACGAGCCGTCGCGCGGGGCGAGGTCCCACCCGGTACGGACGGCGACGAGCTGGTGCGGGCGGTGTGCGGGCCGATGTTCTACCGGCTTTTCCTGTCGCGGGAGGACGTCACGGTGGCGGACGCGCGGGTCACGGCGCGGGCGGTGGCGTCCGCCGCGCGGGAGGGCGCTTACGTACGGGGTGACTCAGCACCGCACTCGCGTGGTCAGACCCGGAACTCGCGTGATCAGGGACCGCACTCCTGA
- a CDS encoding arginase family protein, protein MLINAVPQFQGALSKRAPELPEGCVALAELAGHVLGVPVHHIRQTRETSPVADGIANREVLTGGNRAAQLAALEAPGGPVLTIGGDCGVELIPIGVARYRFGPGLGVAWFDAHADLNTAETSPSGAFHGMVLRSLLGEGDPDFAANPPVEPGRVVLAGTRAFDDAERDAVDRGLVVESADVAAGLAGADKVYVHLDLDVLDPGEFDGLNCPEPGGLTIERLVAMLRGLSGFEVVGAGITECVSTEVRVLEPVLEALGELLTGTR, encoded by the coding sequence GTGCTGATCAACGCCGTACCCCAGTTTCAGGGCGCGCTGAGCAAGCGCGCGCCGGAGTTGCCCGAAGGCTGCGTCGCGCTCGCCGAGCTGGCCGGTCACGTGCTGGGCGTGCCGGTGCACCACATCCGGCAGACCCGGGAGACCTCGCCCGTGGCCGACGGGATCGCCAACCGCGAGGTGCTCACCGGCGGGAACCGGGCCGCGCAGCTCGCCGCGCTGGAGGCGCCGGGCGGCCCGGTGCTCACCATCGGCGGCGACTGCGGCGTCGAACTGATCCCGATCGGTGTCGCGCGCTACCGCTTCGGCCCCGGTCTCGGCGTCGCCTGGTTCGACGCCCACGCGGACCTCAACACCGCGGAGACGTCGCCGTCGGGCGCGTTCCACGGCATGGTGCTGCGTTCGCTGCTCGGTGAGGGCGACCCGGACTTCGCCGCGAACCCGCCGGTCGAACCCGGCCGCGTCGTCCTCGCCGGGACACGGGCCTTCGACGACGCCGAGCGGGACGCTGTCGATCGCGGGCTCGTCGTCGAATCCGCCGACGTCGCCGCCGGGCTGGCCGGCGCGGACAAGGTGTACGTCCATCTCGACCTCGACGTGCTCGACCCGGGGGAGTTCGACGGCCTGAACTGTCCGGAGCCCGGTGGCTTGACGATCGAGCGTCTGGTGGCGATGCTTCGCGGGCTGAGCGGCTTCGAGGTCGTCGGCGCGGGCATCACCGAATGCGTGAGCACGGAGGTGCGCGTGCTCGAGCCGGTGCTCGAAGCACTCGGGGAATTGCTCACCGGAACGCGGTGA
- a CDS encoding pyruvate carboxylase gives MFRKVLVANRGEIAIRAFRAGFELGAGTVAVFPHEDRNSLHRLKADEAYEIGEPGHPVRAYLSVEEIVAAAKKAGADAVYPGYGFLSENPDLARACEDEGITFVGPSADILELTGNKARAVKAAREAGVPVLGSSEPSSDIDALIAAAEEIGFPVFVKAVAGGGGRGMRRVLEPSQLRESIEAAAREAESAFGDPTVFIEKAVVEPRHIEVQILADGEGNVIHLYERDCSVQRRHQKVIELAPAPNLPSELRDQICADAVKFARQIGYRNAGTVEFLLDKDGNHVFIEMNPRIQVEHTVTEEVTDVDLVQSQLRIASGETLDDLGLSQDKVYLRGAALQCRITTEDPANGFRPDTGMISAYRSPGGSGIRLDGGTAFSGTEISAHFDSLLVKLTCRGRDFKTAVGRARRAVAEFRIRGVATNIPFLQAVLDDPDFREGRVTTSFIEERPHLLTARHSADRGTRLLTYLADKTVNKPHGERPRTLEPQVKLPKLPKDLEPAPGSKQKLDELGPDGFARWLRESPTIGVTDTTFRDAHQSLLATRVRTKDLLAVAPVVARTTPQLLSLECWGGATYDVALRFLAEDPWERLAKLRAAVPNICLQMLLRGRNTVGYTPYPTEVTNAFVEEATATGIDIFRIFDALNDVEQMRPAIEAVRETGSAVAEVALCYTSDLSNPAEKLYTLDYYLKLAEQIVGAGAHVLAIKDMAGLLRAPAAVRLVTALRKEFDLPVHIHTHDTAGGQLATYLAAIQAGADAVDGAVASMAGTTSQPSLSALVAATDHSERPTGLDLQAIGDLEPYWESVRKIYAPFEAGLASPTGRVYHHEIPGGQLSNLRTQAIALGLGERFEDIEAMYAAADRILGHLVKVTPSSKVVGDLALHLVGAGVSPEDFEAEPNKFDIPDSVIGFLRGELGDPPGGWPEPFRTKALEGRAQPKPVQELSEEDRKGLAENRRQTLNRLLFPGPTKDFEAHREQYGDTSVLPSKDFFYGLRPGEEYSVDLEQGVRLLIELEAIGEADERGVRTVMSTLNGQLRPIQVRDTSIASDIPATEKADKGDPKQIAAPFAGVVTLQVSEGDEVEAGATVATIEAMKMEASITASSGGKVSRRAINAVQQVEGGDLLLVLE, from the coding sequence ATGTTCCGCAAGGTACTGGTCGCCAACCGGGGTGAGATCGCCATCCGCGCGTTCCGCGCCGGATTCGAGCTCGGCGCGGGCACGGTGGCTGTGTTCCCGCACGAAGACCGCAATTCGCTCCACCGGCTGAAGGCCGACGAGGCCTATGAGATCGGCGAACCCGGTCATCCGGTGCGGGCCTATCTGTCGGTCGAGGAAATCGTGGCGGCCGCCAAGAAGGCGGGCGCAGACGCCGTTTACCCCGGCTACGGCTTCCTCTCCGAGAACCCGGACCTCGCGCGCGCGTGCGAGGACGAAGGGATCACCTTCGTCGGGCCGAGCGCGGACATCCTCGAGCTGACCGGGAACAAGGCCCGTGCGGTCAAGGCCGCGCGCGAGGCCGGGGTGCCGGTGCTGGGCTCCTCCGAACCGTCGTCCGACATCGACGCGCTGATCGCCGCGGCCGAGGAGATCGGCTTCCCGGTCTTCGTGAAGGCCGTCGCGGGCGGTGGCGGGCGCGGTATGCGCCGTGTCCTGGAGCCCTCGCAGCTGCGTGAGTCCATCGAGGCCGCCGCGCGTGAGGCCGAGTCGGCCTTCGGCGACCCGACGGTGTTCATCGAGAAGGCCGTCGTCGAGCCCCGCCACATCGAGGTCCAGATCCTCGCCGACGGCGAGGGCAATGTGATCCATCTCTACGAGCGTGACTGTTCTGTCCAGCGGCGGCACCAGAAGGTCATCGAACTGGCGCCCGCGCCGAACCTGCCGTCCGAGCTCCGTGATCAGATCTGTGCGGACGCGGTCAAGTTCGCGCGCCAGATCGGCTACCGCAACGCCGGTACCGTCGAGTTCCTGCTCGACAAGGACGGCAACCACGTCTTCATCGAGATGAACCCGCGGATCCAGGTCGAGCACACGGTGACCGAGGAGGTCACCGACGTCGACCTCGTCCAGTCGCAGCTGCGCATCGCCTCCGGCGAGACGCTCGACGACCTCGGGCTCTCGCAGGACAAGGTGTACCTGCGCGGCGCCGCCCTCCAGTGCCGCATCACCACCGAGGATCCCGCCAACGGCTTCCGCCCCGACACCGGGATGATCAGCGCGTACCGCTCGCCCGGCGGTTCCGGCATCCGTCTCGACGGCGGGACGGCGTTCTCCGGCACCGAGATCAGCGCGCACTTCGACTCGCTGCTGGTGAAGCTCACCTGCCGCGGCCGCGACTTCAAGACCGCCGTCGGCCGTGCGCGGCGTGCCGTCGCCGAGTTCCGGATCCGCGGCGTGGCCACGAACATCCCGTTCCTGCAGGCCGTCCTCGACGATCCGGACTTCCGCGAAGGCCGCGTCACGACGTCGTTCATCGAGGAGCGCCCGCATCTGCTCACCGCGCGCCACTCGGCCGACCGCGGGACCAGGCTGCTGACCTACCTCGCCGACAAAACGGTCAACAAACCGCACGGCGAGCGTCCGCGCACCCTCGAACCGCAGGTCAAGCTGCCGAAGCTGCCCAAGGACCTCGAGCCGGCGCCCGGATCGAAGCAGAAGCTCGACGAGCTCGGCCCGGACGGTTTCGCGCGCTGGCTGCGGGAGTCGCCGACCATCGGCGTCACCGACACCACCTTCCGCGACGCGCACCAGTCGCTGCTCGCCACCCGCGTGCGGACGAAGGATCTGCTCGCCGTCGCGCCCGTCGTCGCGCGGACCACGCCGCAGTTGCTCTCGCTGGAGTGCTGGGGCGGCGCGACCTACGACGTCGCGTTGCGGTTCCTGGCGGAGGACCCCTGGGAGCGGCTGGCGAAGCTGCGGGCGGCGGTCCCGAACATCTGCCTGCAGATGTTGTTGCGCGGCCGCAACACCGTCGGCTACACGCCGTATCCGACCGAGGTGACCAACGCCTTCGTCGAGGAGGCGACGGCGACCGGCATCGACATCTTCCGGATCTTCGACGCGCTCAACGACGTCGAGCAGATGCGCCCGGCGATCGAGGCCGTCCGCGAGACCGGATCCGCGGTCGCCGAGGTGGCGCTCTGCTACACCTCGGACCTCTCGAACCCGGCCGAGAAGCTGTACACGCTGGACTACTACCTCAAGCTGGCGGAGCAGATCGTCGGCGCGGGGGCGCACGTCCTGGCCATCAAGGACATGGCGGGCCTGCTGCGGGCGCCGGCGGCGGTGCGGCTGGTGACCGCGCTGCGCAAGGAGTTCGACCTGCCGGTGCACATCCACACGCACGACACCGCGGGTGGCCAGCTGGCCACGTACCTCGCCGCGATCCAGGCCGGGGCGGACGCCGTCGACGGTGCCGTCGCGTCCATGGCGGGCACGACTTCGCAGCCGTCGCTTTCCGCGCTCGTCGCCGCCACCGACCACTCGGAGCGGCCGACCGGACTGGACCTGCAGGCCATCGGCGACCTGGAGCCGTACTGGGAGAGCGTGCGCAAGATCTACGCGCCGTTCGAGGCCGGTCTCGCTTCGCCGACAGGGCGCGTGTACCACCACGAGATCCCCGGCGGGCAGCTGTCGAATCTGCGCACGCAGGCGATCGCGCTCGGCCTCGGCGAGCGGTTCGAGGACATCGAGGCGATGTACGCGGCCGCGGACCGGATCCTCGGGCACCTGGTGAAGGTCACGCCTTCGTCCAAAGTGGTCGGTGACCTCGCGCTGCACCTCGTCGGCGCCGGTGTCTCGCCGGAGGACTTCGAGGCGGAACCGAACAAGTTCGACATCCCCGACTCGGTGATCGGCTTCCTGCGCGGCGAGCTGGGCGACCCGCCCGGCGGCTGGCCGGAGCCGTTCCGCACCAAGGCCCTCGAGGGTCGCGCGCAGCCGAAGCCGGTGCAGGAACTGTCCGAAGAGGACCGCAAGGGGCTGGCCGAGAACCGGCGCCAGACGCTGAACCGGCTGCTGTTCCCCGGGCCCACGAAGGACTTCGAGGCGCACCGCGAGCAGTACGGCGACACTTCGGTCCTGCCGTCCAAGGACTTCTTCTACGGGCTGCGCCCGGGCGAGGAGTACTCGGTCGACCTGGAACAGGGTGTCCGGCTGCTGATCGAGCTGGAGGCCATCGGCGAGGCCGACGAGCGCGGCGTGCGCACGGTGATGTCCACGCTCAACGGCCAGCTGCGCCCGATCCAGGTCCGCGACACCTCGATCGCGTCGGACATCCCGGCCACGGAGAAGGCCGACAAGGGTGACCCGAAGCAGATCGCCGCGCCGTTCGCGGGCGTGGTCACGCTGCAGGTGTCCGAGGGCGACGAGGTCGAGGCCGGTGCGACGGTCGCGACCATCGAGGCGATGAAGATGGAGGCGTCGATCACCGCGTCCTCCGGTGGCAAGGTGTCGCGGCGCGCGATCAACGCCGTCCAGCAGGTCGAAGGCGGAGACCTGCTGCTCGTCCTGGAGTGA
- a CDS encoding PucR family transcriptional regulator: protein MSLERGIEHAAPHPAALPRKLADILRPELGSLANEIVDEIRATIPAYARPLDGPYGKSIRAGVEYAITLFVAQIADPTVSKEQSHEVHHRLGQNEMREGRSLDTLQSAYRVGARVSWRRIMRVGRRSGLSSAVMSQLADAMLAFMDELASVALDGYLEAKARTAGALDTWRRKLLHLVLETPPAPSKAIAELAQLTGWAVPERATPVVLHPINETVRPRRHNAVDSDVLAELDCAEPRLLVPGEISGARLATLQAALPDYRLSIGPCRPLDSVADSLRWARDALHLSERGIIQARRVIRAEEHLATLLVNADTALTCQLRDRLFAPLAEMTGKQQERLLETLRAWLDSQGNVVDIAERLQVHPQTVRYRMRQLQATFGEYLRDPGARFEMELALRGGFGPAAQRTATDHAVPEVLPVPRRSPQWTPS, encoded by the coding sequence ATGTCGTTGGAGCGCGGAATCGAACACGCTGCGCCGCATCCCGCAGCATTGCCGCGCAAACTGGCCGACATCCTGCGGCCGGAGCTGGGCAGTCTCGCCAACGAGATCGTCGACGAGATCCGGGCGACCATCCCCGCGTACGCGCGCCCGCTCGACGGGCCCTACGGCAAGTCGATCCGCGCGGGTGTCGAGTACGCGATCACGCTGTTCGTCGCCCAGATCGCCGACCCGACCGTCTCCAAGGAACAGTCGCATGAGGTCCACCACCGGCTCGGGCAGAACGAGATGCGGGAAGGCCGCAGCCTCGACACGCTCCAGTCGGCCTACCGGGTCGGCGCGCGGGTCTCCTGGCGGCGCATCATGCGCGTCGGCCGTCGCAGCGGGCTCTCGTCCGCGGTGATGTCGCAACTGGCCGACGCGATGCTCGCGTTCATGGACGAACTCGCGTCCGTCGCGCTGGACGGCTACCTCGAAGCCAAGGCGCGCACCGCGGGCGCCTTGGACACCTGGCGCCGGAAACTGCTGCACCTGGTGCTGGAAACCCCGCCCGCGCCGTCGAAGGCGATCGCGGAACTCGCGCAGCTGACCGGCTGGGCGGTACCCGAACGCGCGACGCCGGTGGTGCTGCACCCGATCAACGAAACCGTCAGACCCCGGCGGCACAACGCGGTGGATTCGGATGTCCTGGCCGAACTCGACTGTGCTGAGCCGCGTCTGCTCGTCCCCGGTGAGATCTCCGGCGCCCGCCTCGCCACGCTGCAGGCCGCGCTGCCGGACTACCGGCTGTCGATCGGCCCGTGCCGTCCGCTGGACTCCGTCGCCGATTCGCTGCGCTGGGCGCGCGACGCCCTGCACCTCTCCGAACGCGGGATCATCCAGGCCCGCCGCGTGATCCGCGCCGAAGAACACCTCGCCACGCTGCTCGTGAACGCCGACACCGCGCTCACCTGCCAGCTGCGCGACCGCCTGTTCGCCCCGCTCGCCGAGATGACCGGGAAACAGCAGGAACGGCTGCTCGAAACCCTTCGCGCCTGGCTCGACAGCCAGGGCAACGTCGTCGACATCGCCGAGCGGCTCCAGGTCCACCCGCAGACCGTGCGGTACCGCATGCGACAGCTGCAGGCGACCTTCGGCGAGTATCTGCGCGACCCGGGAGCGCGGTTCGAAATGGAACTCGCGCTGCGGGGCGGGTTCGGTCCGGCCGCGCAGCGGACGGCTACGGATCACGCGGTCCCGGAGGTGCTTCCGGTGCCGCGCCGCAGTCCACAGTGGACGCCGAGCTGA